A genomic window from Micromonospora ferruginea includes:
- a CDS encoding AAA family ATPase, translating to MNDVDRSMPPAEVGRLARAVLDAVGTVVVGKREALELVLAGILAGGHVLLEDLPGLGKTLTARCFAQALGLDFRRLQFTPDLLPADVTGSFLYDQSSGDFSFRAGPLFTNLLLADEINRTPPKTQSALLEAMQEKQVSVEGVTYRLDEPFHVLATANPIEYEGTYPLPEAQLDRFLLRVSFGYPNHDEEWEVLRRRIARRREEAEIKPVVDAGTVRAMQAALEDVVVEDSIGRYVVALTAATREHPSVLVGASPRGSLALLLLSRVRAVLANRDYVVPEDVKAVAAPALAHRITLRPEMWLRRVDPSFVVGEVLESTPAPASGALPSYAAGR from the coding sequence ATGAACGACGTGGACCGGAGCATGCCCCCCGCCGAGGTGGGCCGGCTCGCCCGGGCCGTCCTGGACGCGGTCGGCACCGTCGTGGTCGGCAAGCGCGAGGCGTTGGAGCTGGTGCTGGCCGGCATCCTCGCCGGCGGTCACGTGCTGCTGGAGGACCTGCCCGGCCTGGGCAAGACGCTCACCGCGCGCTGCTTCGCGCAGGCGCTCGGGCTGGACTTCCGCCGGCTCCAGTTCACCCCGGACCTGCTGCCCGCCGACGTCACCGGCTCGTTCCTCTACGACCAGAGCAGCGGCGACTTCTCCTTCCGCGCCGGCCCGCTCTTCACCAACCTGCTGCTCGCCGACGAGATCAACCGGACGCCGCCGAAGACCCAGTCGGCGCTGCTGGAGGCGATGCAGGAGAAGCAGGTCTCGGTGGAGGGCGTGACCTACCGGCTGGACGAGCCGTTCCACGTGCTGGCCACCGCCAACCCGATCGAGTACGAGGGCACCTACCCGCTGCCCGAGGCGCAGCTCGACCGGTTCCTGCTGCGCGTCTCCTTCGGCTACCCGAACCACGACGAGGAGTGGGAGGTGCTGCGCCGGCGCATCGCCCGCCGCCGCGAGGAGGCGGAGATCAAGCCGGTGGTGGACGCCGGCACAGTGCGCGCCATGCAGGCCGCGCTGGAGGACGTGGTCGTCGAGGACTCGATCGGCCGCTACGTCGTGGCGCTCACCGCGGCCACCCGGGAGCACCCGTCCGTGCTGGTCGGCGCGTCGCCGCGCGGTTCGCTGGCGCTGCTGCTGCTGTCCCGGGTGCGGGCGGTGCTCGCCAACCGGGACTACGTGGTGCCGGAGGACGTGAAGGCGGTCGCCGCGCCGGCCCTGGCGCACCGGATCACGCTGCGCCCGGAGATGTGGCTGCGCCGGGTCGACCCGTCGTTCGTGGTCGGCGAGGTGCTCGAGTCGACGCCCGCACCGGCCAGCGGCGCGCTGCCCAGCTACGCCGCCGGGCGCTGA
- a CDS encoding DUF58 domain-containing protein: MDARAEPAGGWAPTWALGRAVLLTGVLIVAAVLLGRIDLVVLATPFALGTAYALRRRPAAQPELELSVADTHLVEGSPMAATVAVANPDLIGYDVAVVRTRMSHWLRVEQVGFGGAGLDVSRSGGADRPFVTSVPRGSAVDLELTGTAMRWGRHPFGPAGVRVAAADGLLMSRAVITDSIRARVYPRTEPFDAVEAMPRAAGLVGGHRSRRPGEGGELAGVRVFAPGDRLRRIDWRVSLRARQLHVAATLSDRDAEVVVLLDVLAEAGRSGGVRGPASVLDTTVRAAAAIAEHYLHRGDRVALLEYGPSARRLRPATGRRQYVTVLEWLLDVHADSSPHEPYDQVFGPQVLSSDALVVVLTPLLDERSAQMLARLARGGRFVVAVDTLPAELPVPKDRGWAEVAYRLWRLDRDTMIGQLREHGVPVVRWAGAGSLDEVLRDVSRLATAPRVGAR, from the coding sequence ATGGACGCGCGGGCCGAGCCGGCGGGCGGCTGGGCGCCCACCTGGGCGCTCGGCCGGGCCGTGCTGCTCACCGGCGTGCTGATCGTCGCGGCGGTGCTGCTCGGCCGGATCGACCTGGTGGTGCTGGCCACGCCGTTCGCGCTGGGCACCGCGTACGCGTTGCGTCGCCGCCCGGCCGCCCAGCCCGAGCTGGAGTTGAGCGTCGCCGACACCCACCTGGTCGAGGGTTCACCGATGGCCGCCACGGTGGCGGTCGCCAACCCGGACCTGATCGGCTACGACGTGGCGGTGGTGCGGACCCGGATGTCGCACTGGCTGCGGGTGGAGCAGGTCGGTTTCGGCGGTGCCGGGCTGGACGTGAGCCGGTCCGGCGGCGCGGACCGGCCGTTCGTCACCTCGGTTCCCCGGGGCAGCGCCGTCGACCTGGAGCTGACCGGCACCGCGATGCGGTGGGGCCGCCACCCGTTCGGCCCGGCCGGCGTCCGGGTCGCCGCCGCCGACGGGCTGCTGATGTCCCGCGCGGTGATCACCGACTCGATCCGGGCCCGGGTCTATCCGCGCACCGAGCCGTTCGACGCGGTCGAGGCGATGCCCCGGGCCGCCGGGCTGGTCGGCGGCCACCGGTCGCGGCGGCCGGGGGAGGGCGGCGAGCTGGCCGGGGTACGCGTCTTCGCGCCCGGGGACCGGCTGCGCCGCATCGACTGGCGGGTGTCGCTGCGGGCCCGTCAACTGCACGTCGCGGCCACCCTCTCCGACCGGGACGCCGAGGTCGTGGTGCTGCTGGACGTGCTGGCCGAGGCGGGCCGCTCCGGCGGCGTACGCGGGCCGGCGTCGGTGCTCGACACCACGGTCCGGGCCGCCGCCGCGATCGCCGAGCACTACCTGCACCGGGGCGACCGGGTGGCGCTGCTGGAGTACGGCCCGTCGGCCCGACGGTTGCGCCCGGCGACCGGCCGCCGGCAGTACGTCACCGTGCTGGAGTGGCTGCTGGACGTGCACGCCGACTCCTCCCCGCACGAGCCGTACGACCAGGTGTTCGGTCCGCAGGTGCTCTCCTCGGACGCGCTGGTGGTGGTGCTCACCCCGCTGCTCGACGAGCGGTCGGCGCAGATGCTGGCCCGGCTGGCCCGCGGCGGGCGGTTCGTGGTCGCGGTGGACACGCTGCCGGCCGAGCTGCCGGTGCCGAAGGACCGGGGCTGGGCCGAGGTGGCGTACCGGCTGTGGCGGCTGGACCGGGACACGATGATCGGCCAGCTCCGGGAGCACGGGGTGCCGGTGGTGCGCTGGGCCGGCGCGGGCAGCCTGGACGAGGTGCTGCGGGACGTGTCGAGGCTGGCGACCGCCCCGAGGGTGGGAGCCCGATGA
- a CDS encoding acetyl-CoA C-acetyltransferase, translated as MPIESPRDAVIVATARSPIGRAFKGSLREVRPDDLAATIVQAALDKVPALDPTTIDDLYLGCGLPGGEQGFNMARVVATLMGLDGLPGATLTRYCASSLQTTRMAMHAIRAGEGDVFVSAGVEMVSRYARGNSDTLPAEAKALVGGGWENPRFAEAHERSKARAQGGAEVWTDPREAGALPDVYLAMGQTAENLAQVYDVTREDMDAFGVRSQNLAEKAIADGFWAREITPVTTPDGTVVGADDGPRPGVTLEAVSGLKPVFRPDGRITAGNCCPLNDGAAAVVIMSAERAAELGLTPLARIVSTGVTALSPEIMGLGPVEASRQALKRAGMTIDDVDLVEINEAFAAQVIPSYRQLGIPEEKLNVAGGAIAVGHPFGMTGARITGTLLNALEWHDKTIGLETMCVGGGQGMAMVLERLG; from the coding sequence ATGCCGATTGAGTCGCCCCGCGACGCCGTCATCGTCGCCACCGCCCGGTCCCCCATCGGCCGGGCGTTCAAGGGTTCCCTGCGCGAGGTCCGCCCGGACGACCTCGCCGCCACCATCGTCCAGGCCGCGCTCGACAAGGTCCCGGCGCTCGATCCGACCACCATCGACGACCTCTACCTCGGGTGCGGGCTGCCCGGCGGTGAGCAGGGCTTCAACATGGCCCGGGTGGTCGCCACGCTGATGGGCCTGGACGGGCTGCCCGGGGCCACGCTGACCCGCTACTGCGCGTCCTCGCTGCAGACCACCCGGATGGCGATGCACGCGATCCGGGCCGGCGAGGGCGACGTGTTCGTCTCCGCCGGCGTGGAGATGGTCTCCCGGTACGCCCGGGGCAACTCGGACACCCTGCCGGCGGAGGCGAAGGCGCTGGTCGGCGGCGGCTGGGAGAACCCGCGCTTCGCCGAGGCGCACGAGCGGTCGAAGGCCCGCGCGCAGGGCGGCGCCGAGGTGTGGACCGATCCGCGGGAGGCCGGCGCGCTGCCGGACGTCTACCTCGCCATGGGGCAGACCGCGGAGAACCTGGCCCAGGTGTACGACGTCACCCGCGAGGACATGGACGCGTTCGGCGTCCGCAGCCAGAACCTCGCCGAGAAGGCGATCGCGGACGGCTTCTGGGCCCGCGAGATCACCCCGGTCACCACGCCGGACGGCACGGTGGTCGGCGCGGACGACGGCCCGCGTCCGGGGGTGACTCTGGAGGCGGTGTCCGGTCTCAAGCCGGTATTCCGCCCGGACGGCCGGATCACCGCCGGCAACTGCTGCCCGCTGAACGACGGCGCGGCCGCCGTGGTGATCATGAGCGCCGAGCGGGCGGCCGAGCTGGGGCTGACCCCGCTGGCCCGGATCGTCTCCACCGGCGTCACCGCGCTCTCCCCGGAGATCATGGGCCTCGGCCCGGTCGAGGCGTCGAGGCAGGCGCTGAAGCGGGCCGGCATGACCATCGACGACGTCGACCTGGTGGAGATCAACGAGGCGTTCGCCGCCCAGGTGATCCCGTCGTACCGGCAGCTCGGCATCCCGGAGGAGAAGCTGAACGTGGCGGGCGGCGCGATCGCGGTCGGCCACCCGTTCGGCATGACCGGCGCCCGGATCACCGGCACGCTGCTCAACGCGTTGGAGTGGCACGACAAGACCATCGGTCTGGAGACCATGTGCGTCGGCGGCGGCCAGGGCATGGCCATGGTGCTCGAACGACTGGGCTGA
- a CDS encoding CYTH and CHAD domain-containing protein, whose translation MATVVERERKYAGDEGFRLPDLTGCGGVVTVSDATASDLDAVYWDTGDLRLLRSGHALRRRTGGHDAGWHLKVGAVGGARVEHRFPAGAADAGPPPELAALIRGASRGRPVAPATRIVNHRRERRLLDADGRVLAEVAEDDVRSEDLVDGTTRTWHEVEVELVDGDEELLDAVAARLAAAGAREVPVSKSHRAVAARLAGFDDRPPTGTAGPVVGYARKQRDAIVGNHAAAYQGDEDAVHDMRVASRRLRATLRTFRGLWDRRESEAVRAELRRLGGELGRVRDIQVMAVRLDRAVHGLPDELVLGPVAARLGERFAADLAESTVALRAALDDDRHPDLLTRLDRLLDGPTREVDRRWVDRRIRRAVRRADSRLDAALAVDGPAGDDALHEARKKYKAARYAVEVRKAAVGRPAARLVKRFKALQDLLGTHQDSVVTREVLRRHALRAYAEGENTFTYGLLHARQAEAAGHDRPAVLRARDRTRRRAVRRWLSR comes from the coding sequence ATGGCCACCGTCGTGGAGCGCGAGCGCAAGTACGCCGGCGACGAGGGTTTCCGGCTGCCCGACCTGACCGGGTGCGGTGGCGTCGTGACGGTGTCCGACGCCACCGCCTCGGATCTGGACGCCGTCTACTGGGACACCGGGGACCTGCGCCTGCTGCGCAGCGGGCACGCGCTGCGGCGGCGTACCGGCGGGCACGACGCGGGCTGGCACCTGAAGGTGGGCGCGGTCGGCGGCGCCCGGGTCGAGCACCGGTTCCCGGCCGGGGCCGCCGACGCCGGCCCGCCGCCCGAGCTGGCCGCGTTGATCCGCGGCGCGTCCCGGGGCCGGCCGGTGGCGCCGGCGACCCGGATCGTCAACCACCGCCGGGAGCGGCGGCTGTTGGACGCGGACGGCCGGGTGCTGGCCGAGGTGGCCGAGGACGACGTCCGCTCCGAGGACCTGGTCGACGGCACCACCCGGACCTGGCACGAGGTCGAGGTCGAGCTGGTCGACGGCGACGAGGAGCTGCTCGACGCGGTGGCCGCCCGGCTGGCCGCCGCCGGCGCCCGCGAGGTGCCGGTCAGCAAGTCCCACCGCGCGGTCGCCGCGCGCCTGGCCGGGTTCGACGACCGCCCGCCCACCGGCACGGCCGGGCCTGTCGTCGGGTACGCCCGGAAGCAGCGGGACGCGATTGTCGGCAACCACGCGGCGGCGTACCAGGGGGACGAGGACGCGGTCCACGACATGCGCGTCGCATCCCGCCGGCTGCGGGCGACCCTGCGCACGTTCCGTGGCCTGTGGGACCGGCGCGAGAGCGAGGCGGTCCGCGCCGAGCTGCGACGGCTCGGCGGGGAACTGGGCCGGGTGCGCGACATCCAGGTGATGGCCGTCCGGCTCGACAGGGCGGTGCACGGCCTGCCGGACGAGCTGGTGCTCGGCCCGGTCGCCGCCCGGCTCGGCGAGCGGTTCGCCGCCGATCTGGCCGAGTCGACCGTCGCGCTGCGGGCGGCCCTGGACGACGATCGTCACCCCGACCTGCTGACCCGCCTGGACCGGCTGCTCGACGGCCCGACGCGCGAGGTCGACCGCCGCTGGGTGGACCGCCGGATCCGACGCGCGGTGCGCCGGGCCGACTCCCGGCTGGACGCGGCGCTCGCCGTCGACGGGCCGGCCGGCGACGACGCCCTGCACGAGGCGCGCAAGAAGTACAAGGCCGCCCGGTACGCGGTCGAGGTCCGGAAGGCCGCCGTGGGCCGGCCGGCCGCCCGGCTGGTGAAGCGGTTCAAGGCGTTGCAGGACCTGCTCGGCACGCACCAGGACTCGGTGGTGACCCGGGAGGTGCTGCGCCGCCACGCGCTGCGGGCGTACGCCGAGGGCGAGAACACGTTCACCTACGGTCTGTTGCACGCCCGCCAGGCCGAGGCGGCCGGGCACGACCGGCCGGCGGTGCTGCGGGCCCGGGACCGGACCCGGCGACGCGCGGTACGCCGCTGGCTGAGCCGCTGA
- a CDS encoding SGNH/GDSL hydrolase family protein, whose product MSGSSEAARWGRAAALSLLAGTVGGAAVLAGQAIAARSREYAQPELGLVLRATVGRAAAPPLRLVLLGDSSALGVGVDRFEETIGGQLAHLLAEGPTGRRVHLSSVGVSGSRATDLATQVARALLGERPDVAVVLIGANDATALSRPADAAAYLGSAVRRLREAHVEVVVGTCPDLGAVRAVAAPLRQVLGWSGRRMARAQTVAVLDAGGTVVDLGTETGPVFRADAGTLCHDGFHPSADGYRVWAHALLPAVEAAAAVAFRHHRRPPAG is encoded by the coding sequence ATGAGCGGATCGAGTGAGGCGGCCCGGTGGGGCCGGGCCGCGGCCCTGTCGCTGCTGGCCGGCACCGTGGGGGGCGCGGCGGTCCTCGCCGGCCAGGCCATCGCCGCCCGCAGCCGGGAGTACGCGCAACCCGAGCTGGGGCTCGTGCTGCGGGCCACGGTGGGCCGGGCCGCCGCGCCGCCGCTGCGGCTGGTGCTGCTCGGCGACTCGTCGGCGCTCGGGGTGGGCGTCGACCGCTTCGAGGAGACCATCGGCGGCCAGCTCGCCCACCTGCTCGCCGAGGGTCCGACCGGCCGGCGGGTGCACCTGTCCAGCGTCGGCGTCTCCGGGTCCCGCGCCACCGACCTGGCCACCCAGGTGGCCCGGGCGCTGCTCGGCGAGCGGCCCGACGTGGCGGTGGTGCTGATCGGGGCGAACGACGCCACCGCGCTGAGCCGCCCGGCCGACGCGGCGGCCTACCTCGGCTCGGCGGTGCGCCGGCTGCGCGAGGCCCACGTCGAGGTGGTCGTGGGCACCTGCCCCGACCTCGGCGCGGTACGCGCGGTCGCCGCCCCGCTGCGCCAGGTGCTCGGCTGGTCCGGGCGGCGGATGGCGCGGGCCCAGACGGTGGCCGTGCTCGACGCCGGGGGCACGGTGGTCGACCTGGGCACCGAGACCGGCCCGGTGTTCCGGGCCGACGCCGGCACGCTCTGCCACGACGGCTTCCACCCGTCCGCGGACGGCTACCGGGTCTGGGCGCACGCCCTGCTCCCGGCGGTCGAGGCGGCCGCCGCGGTCGCGTTCCGGCATCACCGGCGGCCGCCGGCGGGGTGA
- a CDS encoding YkvA family protein: MGKTLKRSAAFAALARALAAGARGGPSLGARLAALPRMIRATSRGEYDGGLRLALMAGAAAYVVSPIDLLPEIPLAIFGLADDAVMVTWLAGSVLAETERFLEWEARRSSVIPGHVAP, encoded by the coding sequence ATGGGGAAGACGTTGAAGCGCAGCGCCGCGTTCGCCGCGCTGGCCCGGGCACTGGCGGCCGGGGCGCGCGGCGGGCCGTCGCTCGGCGCCCGGTTGGCGGCGCTGCCCCGGATGATCCGGGCCACCAGCCGCGGAGAGTACGACGGCGGGCTGCGGCTGGCGCTGATGGCCGGCGCGGCAGCGTACGTCGTCTCCCCGATCGACCTGTTGCCGGAGATCCCGCTGGCGATCTTCGGGCTGGCCGACGACGCGGTGATGGTCACCTGGCTGGCCGGCAGCGTGCTCGCCGAGACCGAACGGTTCCTGGAGTGGGAGGCGCGTCGCAGCTCCGTCATCCCGGGGCATGTGGCGCCCTGA
- a CDS encoding SGNH/GDSL hydrolase family protein, with amino-acid sequence MGDARSVAPVRWQHARRIARLAAIGTGATVAATAATGGVLLGQARQARRTIPMAEAPPPRCDGVYGARFPGRPLTMVVLGDSSAAGYGVHRRRETPGSLLATGLSRRLHRPVRLHRFAVVGALSAGLKPQVESALEVAPDVAVVLVGGNDVTNRTPPAVAVRYLVDAVRTLRAAGCEVIVGTCPDLGTIRPIQPPLRWLARRWSRQLAAAQTVAVVEAGGRTVSLGDLLGPRFAAEPGRMFAWDRFHPSAEGYAMAAAALLPTVLSALGAVPERRPSLVGLEGVRSLPEAAHEAARHAGTEVSGAQLRGRDRGPGGRWAQLRRRAFFGVGAVPPTGTAADSATLEGTA; translated from the coding sequence ATGGGGGACGCTCGTTCCGTCGCGCCGGTCCGCTGGCAGCACGCCCGGCGGATCGCCCGCCTCGCGGCGATCGGCACGGGCGCCACGGTGGCGGCCACGGCCGCCACCGGAGGGGTGCTGCTCGGCCAGGCCCGGCAGGCCCGCCGCACCATCCCGATGGCCGAGGCGCCACCGCCCCGCTGCGACGGCGTCTACGGCGCGCGCTTCCCCGGCCGGCCGCTGACCATGGTCGTGCTGGGTGACTCCTCCGCCGCCGGCTACGGCGTGCACCGGCGACGCGAGACGCCCGGCTCGCTGCTGGCCACCGGGTTGTCCCGCCGCCTGCACCGGCCGGTCCGGCTGCACCGGTTCGCCGTGGTGGGCGCCCTGTCCGCCGGCCTGAAGCCGCAGGTCGAGTCCGCGTTGGAGGTCGCGCCGGACGTCGCCGTGGTGCTGGTCGGCGGCAACGACGTCACCAACCGCACCCCGCCGGCGGTGGCCGTGCGCTATCTGGTCGACGCGGTCCGCACCCTGCGCGCCGCCGGCTGCGAGGTGATCGTCGGCACCTGCCCCGACCTGGGCACGATCCGGCCGATCCAGCCGCCGCTGCGGTGGCTGGCCCGACGCTGGAGCCGCCAGCTCGCCGCCGCCCAGACGGTGGCCGTGGTGGAGGCGGGCGGCCGGACGGTCTCCCTGGGCGACCTGCTGGGGCCGCGGTTCGCCGCCGAGCCGGGCCGGATGTTCGCCTGGGACCGCTTCCACCCGTCCGCGGAGGGCTACGCCATGGCCGCGGCGGCGCTGCTGCCCACCGTGCTCTCCGCGCTGGGGGCGGTGCCCGAGCGCAGGCCTTCGCTCGTCGGCCTGGAAGGCGTACGGTCGCTCCCGGAGGCCGCCCACGAGGCGGCCCGGCACGCCGGCACGGAGGTGAGCGGCGCCCAGCTCCGGGGTCGCGACCGCGGGCCCGGCGGGCGGTGGGCCCAGCTGCGCCGGCGGGCCTTCTTCGGCGTCGGCGCGGTGCCCCCGACCGGCACCGCCGCCGACTCGGCCACGCTGGAGGGAACGGCATGA
- a CDS encoding Bax inhibitor-1/YccA family protein has product MKTSNPVLARLGQAAERERAAGYAQPGPYGQPGYPQQYPPQQPYPGGYGQPVAPPAVTPMTLDDVVVKTVLMLAILGASAAAAWVLVPDALVGVAWIGAAVVGLVLGLIISFSRMANPALVVTYSIVEGVFVGMVSKAFNSLYDGIVLQAVAATFGVFFLMAMIYKARIIRATPKFARIMVAIIAGLFGVMLVNLVLSLFGVNTHLRDGSPLAIGFSLVCIVVASLSFVLNFADIEEGVRMGLPQRYSWTAAFGIVVGLVWLYIEILRLLSYFQGDD; this is encoded by the coding sequence GTGAAGACCTCGAACCCGGTGCTCGCCCGGCTCGGCCAGGCGGCCGAGCGTGAGCGGGCGGCCGGGTACGCCCAGCCCGGGCCGTACGGTCAGCCCGGATACCCCCAGCAGTACCCGCCGCAGCAGCCCTACCCGGGTGGCTACGGCCAGCCGGTGGCGCCGCCCGCGGTGACCCCGATGACCCTCGACGACGTGGTCGTCAAGACGGTCCTCATGCTCGCCATCCTCGGCGCCTCGGCCGCCGCGGCCTGGGTGCTCGTGCCGGACGCCCTGGTCGGCGTCGCCTGGATCGGCGCCGCGGTGGTCGGCCTGGTGCTCGGCCTGATCATCTCGTTCTCCCGGATGGCCAACCCGGCGCTCGTGGTGACGTACTCGATCGTCGAGGGCGTCTTCGTCGGCATGGTCAGCAAGGCGTTCAACTCGCTCTACGACGGCATCGTGCTCCAGGCGGTGGCGGCCACCTTCGGCGTCTTCTTCCTGATGGCCATGATCTACAAGGCGCGGATCATCCGGGCCACCCCGAAGTTCGCCCGGATCATGGTGGCGATCATCGCCGGCCTGTTCGGTGTGATGCTGGTCAACCTGGTGCTGTCGCTGTTCGGTGTGAACACGCACCTGCGTGACGGCAGCCCGCTGGCGATCGGCTTCAGCCTGGTCTGCATCGTGGTGGCGTCGCTGAGCTTCGTGCTCAACTTCGCCGACATCGAGGAGGGGGTCCGGATGGGCCTCCCGCAGCGCTACTCCTGGACCGCCGCGTTCGGCATCGTGGTCGGCCTGGTCTGGCTCTACATCGAGATCCTGCGGCTGCTCAGCTACTTCCAGGGCGACGACTGA
- a CDS encoding NAD(P)/FAD-dependent oxidoreductase, whose amino-acid sequence MNPKRILVVGAGHVGLYAALRLSKKLSSREAEVVVVDPQPHMTYQPFLPEASAGNISPRHAVVPLRRELRKCTVVAGTVTRIDHERKTAVVQPISGPAREIPYDHVVVAPGSVSRTLPIPGLHENGIGFKTIGEAIFLRNHVLDRLDVAAATTDPEVRSRALTFTFVGGGYAGIEALAEMEDMARDALRYYPELKPEEMRWVLVEATQRVLPEVDRDMGAYTVQQLLKRNMDIRLDTRLESCVDGVVKLSDGDSFPSDTIVWTAGVKPSPMLDATDFPRDERRRVTCRPTLQIVDGDRVIEGAWSAGDCAAVPDLTKEPGNFCSPSAQHAVRQAARMADNIANVVRGREPVDYKHKHVGSVASLGLHKGVAQVYGVKMTGWPAWFMHRTYHMSRIPSFNRKVRVVVDWSLAFFLKREVVALGQLHDPREEFSEASAPPVGAARV is encoded by the coding sequence GTGAATCCGAAGCGGATCCTTGTCGTGGGTGCCGGGCACGTTGGCCTGTACGCCGCTCTGCGCCTGTCCAAGAAGCTGAGCTCCCGTGAGGCCGAGGTCGTCGTCGTCGACCCGCAGCCGCACATGACGTACCAGCCGTTCCTCCCGGAGGCTTCGGCCGGCAACATCTCCCCGCGGCACGCTGTGGTGCCGCTGCGGCGGGAGTTGCGCAAGTGCACGGTGGTGGCCGGCACGGTCACCCGGATCGACCACGAGCGGAAGACCGCCGTGGTGCAGCCGATCAGCGGCCCGGCCCGGGAGATCCCGTACGACCACGTGGTGGTCGCCCCCGGCTCGGTGTCCCGCACCCTGCCGATTCCCGGCCTGCACGAGAACGGCATCGGGTTCAAGACCATCGGCGAGGCGATCTTCCTGCGCAACCACGTGCTGGACCGGCTCGACGTGGCGGCCGCCACGACCGACCCGGAGGTCCGTAGCCGGGCGCTGACGTTCACCTTCGTCGGTGGTGGCTACGCCGGCATCGAGGCGCTCGCCGAGATGGAGGACATGGCCCGCGACGCGCTGCGCTACTACCCCGAGCTGAAGCCGGAGGAGATGCGCTGGGTGCTGGTCGAGGCGACCCAGCGGGTGCTGCCCGAGGTCGACCGGGACATGGGCGCCTACACCGTCCAGCAGTTGCTGAAGCGGAACATGGACATCCGGCTGGACACCCGCCTGGAGTCCTGCGTCGACGGGGTGGTCAAGCTCTCCGACGGCGACAGCTTCCCGTCCGACACCATCGTCTGGACCGCCGGCGTGAAGCCGTCGCCGATGCTTGACGCCACCGACTTCCCGCGCGACGAGCGGCGTCGGGTGACCTGCCGGCCCACGCTGCAGATCGTGGACGGCGACCGGGTGATCGAGGGCGCCTGGAGCGCCGGCGACTGCGCGGCCGTGCCGGACCTCACTAAGGAGCCGGGCAACTTCTGCTCGCCGAGCGCCCAGCACGCGGTGCGGCAGGCGGCCCGGATGGCCGACAACATCGCCAACGTGGTCCGCGGGCGCGAGCCGGTCGACTACAAGCACAAGCACGTCGGCAGCGTGGCCAGCCTCGGCCTGCACAAGGGCGTGGCGCAGGTCTACGGCGTCAAGATGACCGGCTGGCCGGCGTGGTTCATGCACCGGACGTACCACATGTCGCGGATCCCCTCGTTCAACCGCAAGGTCCGGGTGGTGGTCGACTGGTCGCTGGCGTTCTTCCTCAAGCGTGAGGTGGTCGCCCTGGGCCAGTTGCACGACCCGCGCGAGGAGTTCTCCGAGGCGTCCGCCCCGCCGGTCGGCGCGGCGCGCGTCTGA